A section of the Meles meles chromosome 8, mMelMel3.1 paternal haplotype, whole genome shotgun sequence genome encodes:
- the OAF gene encoding out at first protein homolog, giving the protein MRPPGGCGVPTAPPAPLLLLLPLLVSLLGAARGVGAGTSASAELRVRVRLPDGQVTEESLQADSDADSISLELRKPDGTLVSFTADFKKDVKIFRALILGELEKGQSQFQALCFVTRLHHNEIIPSEAMAKLRQKNPRAVRQAEEVRGLEHLHMDVAVNFSQGGLLSPHLRNVCAEAAESIYTRQEDVRFWLEQGVDGSVFEALPEAVEPSGLRRCGQVGDSGRPCICRYGLSLAWYPCLLKYCHSRDRPAPYRCGIRSCQKHYRFDFYAPHRQLCLWDEEP; this is encoded by the exons ATGCGCCCGCCCGGCGGCTGCGGGGTCCCCACGGCGCCCCccgcgccgctgctgctgctgttgccgCTGCTCGTGTCGCTTCTCGGGGCGGCGCGCGGCGTGGGCGCGGGAACGAGCGCGTCGGCCGAGCTGCGGGTCCGCGTGCGGCTGCCCGACGGCCAGGTCACCGAGGAGAGCCTGCAGGCGGACAGCGACGCCGACAGCATCAGCCTCGAGCTGCGCAAGCCAGACGGCACCCTCGTCTCCTTCACTGCCGACTTCAAGAAG GATGTGAAGATCTTCCGAGCCCTGATCCTGGGGGAGCTGGAGAAGGGGCAGAGTCAATTCCAGGCACTTTGCTTTGTCACCCGACTGCACCACAATGAGATCATCCCCAGTGAGGCCATGGCCAAGCTCCGACAG AAGAACCCACGGGCGGTGCGGCAGGCCGAGGAGGTGCGGGGCCTGGAGCACCTGCACATGGACGTCGCCGTCAACTTCAGCCAGGGGGGCCTGCTGAGCCCCCACCTCCGCAACGTGTGCGCCGAGGCCGCGGAGAGCATCTACACGCGCCAGGAGGACGTCCGGTTCTGGCTGGAGCAAG GTGTGGACGGCTCCGTGTTTGAGGCTCTGCCTGAGGCCGTGGAGCCCTCGGGGCTGCGGCGCTGCGGGCAGGTGGGGGACAGCGGGAGGCCATGCATCTGCCGCTATGGCCTTAGCCTGGCCTGGTACCCGTGTTTGCTCAAATACTGCCACAGCCGCGACCGGCCGGCCCCCTACCGGTGCGGCATCCGCAGCTGCCAGAAGCACTACCGCTTTGACTTCTACGCGCCCCACAGGCAGCTGTGCCTCTGGGACGAGGAGCCCTAG